The segment TCCAGCTTAAAGGGGATGCGCAGGTATTGGTCTCGCTGCAAGGTGATCGTCTGCTCCTTGCGCAGACCTGCGTAGCGTACCTGTAGGCGGTATCGCCCCGCTAGTACAGACTGAAAGGCAAAGCGTCCGTCATCATCCGTATAGGTCACGACATCTTTATGCCCCTCGGCAGAGAGAGCCACTAGAGCGTAGGCTATCGGCTCGCTAGTAGTCGCATCGTACACCACTCCCGTGAGGGTGTGACGGGCACCCTGAGCATATAGACTCCAGGAGAGCAATGAAAAGAGGATGTAGGATAGAAGAACTCTACGGATAGACCTACTCATAGGAGAAGCATAAAAACCCCTGCAAAGGTACGTCGGCTTCATCTCCAATAAAATAACTACTATTAGGTATTTTGGTCTCTCTCACTCATTAATCGTCGGTAGGAGCTGTGAACAAGGAGTCAAAGGTTCGGCTTGCTCCCTAGCTGGGCAAATACAACGCCGACTCGTTATAATAATTTAGAGTTGACGACATATCGATACGGCACCGTGTCGGGGAAAAGTGATTTCCACGTGGCAATTTGCCATTCTCCACGTGGAGGTCGTCTCTTCATCTCGCTTGGCTAAAATAGCCTATTCCTAGAGTACCCCGTCTCTTGGCACCTCAAAACAAAAAATAGCCGAGAAAAGAAGAATTAGTTGTGGGGGACAAAAAATATGTGTACCTTTGCACACGATGCATACACACACTCTCACACAAACTACGCGTAGTGGGATCTGCGAAGATCATCTTGACAAAATGCGGGTAGAGTCGTGTATGTCAAAGGTGATCATGCCTCCAACTGATGTCTTGCATGGCAAAATTTGGAGGAGGCTATTCCTATATCTTATATTATGGAGTGTGGGTGGTCAGATGCTAAGCGCTCAGCGTATCGACTCGATTGTTATCGATTCGATTGTTATCGACTCAATCATTGTCGAGCAGAGACCGACGGTGGCTGTCGTAAAGACTGAGGAGCAGAGAGAGCCTATTCTTTATCAGGCTGTCAAGAGCAACATACTCTCAGACTTGCTGCTCCTACCGAATATCAGCTCAGAGTCTTATCTAGGCGATGGGTGGAGTATCACAGGTAGCTGGACTCACTCATGGTGGACTATAGACAGCAAGCATATATATTGGAGATTTTATGGCGGTGATCTAGGCGTTCGCTACCATATTCCTGATACTTATCGTAGCGGTGTCGAGAGCTCGGGAGGTCGTAGCAATCCTTTGCTGGGACATCATATAGGGATCTATGGCGGGGTGTACACCTTCGACTGCGAGCTAGGGGGGACAGGTTATCTAGGTAGGAACTGGAGACCTTACTGTGGACTCTCCTATGGTTACACATATCCGCTGAGCGATCACTGGGCTATCGAACTGCTCCTGGGTGTCGGCTATACAACGGGGCACTATGATCGTTACATCCCTCAGGGAGGGTGCTATGCTTGGCAGGAGACTAAGCGATATAGCTATTGGGGCCCTAATAAAGCTGAGATAGCGCTCGTCTGGCTATTAAATCTAGGCGATAAGCGACAGAGAGGAGGTACCCTTTGAGACGACTAAGGTATATGCTACTATCTCTGATGAGCCTGACTATGCTGGTCTCTTGTGTCCATAAGGACTTGTGCTATATCAATAGGAAGCTGTGTCAGGTGCAGGTGCTCTTTGATTGGAGTGAGACCTCTAGGCAAGCTCAGTCTATGAGGGTCTTCTTCTATCCGATAGATGGATCGGCTCAGGAGCCTATTGTGTACGACCTACAGGGACACTCGGGAGGGGTGGTCACACTACCTACCGGAGAGTATCACGTAGTCTCTTACAATACGGATACTGAAAACGTCCTTTATCACTACAAAATGGACTCTAGCGGAGATCTAGACCTACTCCTCACAACGATCCCCTCAGCAATTGCTAGAAACTTTAAGATCTCTCCCAAATCAGGAGCCTCCAATGTCTATGAGACACCCGACTGGCTCTGCAGAGGTGAGCTCTCTCAGCCCCTAGTTATCACCCCAAAGGAGTGTGGGTCTGAGCGCATCATTACCATAACTCCCGAAGAGGCTCTATACTATTGTGACTACGAGATACGAGGCGTACAAAACCTCCGATCAACGGTCACTTACCCTATGGTCGCATCACTCTCTAATGTGTCACGGGGCTTATGGCTAAGGCAAGGACTCTGCACAGATCGTAATGCGCAGATGACACTCGAGGCTAAGCCTTCGGAAGGCAAGGTGGTGGGGGCTTGCTACCTCTTTGGCATACCTGATGGGCAGACGCAACTATTGACACTATATGTACGCACAGCTCTGGGAGTGCAGTCACGCTCTTTTGACGTTACCGAGCAGATCCCAAAGCTCGATCCAAAAGATCACATCATCAAGATACACCTACTCATCGATACCTACTGGGAGCTACCAGAGCCTATTGGAGGATCTGATGGAGCCTTTAACCCTGATGTAGAGGGTTGGGACGATGAGGAGCAGGATATAGACCTATAACAAAGAAGAAACAGAATACTAATGAATAACTACTCACTAAATACGTTTTTACTATGAAGAAACAAATGATGCTTGTCGCTCTCATAGCGACTATGTTAATCGCTGCTGGGTGCTCCAAGCAGGAGACCATCCGCACGCAGCAAGAGGATCAGATAGGATTTAACGTCCTCTCTGATGGGGCTCTCCGTGGTACTGCTGTCACAACGGCAAACCTTACCACTAAGGCTCCTAACTTTAAGGTCTGGGCTTATCTCAATGCTACTCCAGCCACGGAGTATGTAAAGGGTGTTGAGATCTCTTATCAAGGCACCTCCTGGGAGTATACAAACGCTGCAGATCTAGCTTACTGGCCCTCAGAGAGCCTAGACTTCTACGCAATCAATCCAGCAAACAACGGTGCTGTAACACCAGGCATTACTGCATCTGCTAAGACGCTAACCTACACTGTCCCTGACAATGGAGGTGCCTCTAATGCTAAGCAGATCGACCTAATGTACGCTGTAGATAAGAATCGATCTAAGATCACACGTGTACCACTCTACTTCAAGCACGCCCTCTCACAGATTGTCTTCAAGGGGCAGACCATCTCTAATACGTTAGAGGTAGAGGTAGAGAAGATCACAATCGCTAATGTCAAGGGTGCGGGTACCTTTACGCTTCCTACGGTCACGACAGCAGCTGGCTCTACCGCTGGCACTTGGACTCTATCAGGAGAGGCTGATCAGAAGTATACCAATGCAACGAATACAACTGTAGTCAAAGACGCAACTGCTCAGGAGCTATCACCAGCTGATGGCGCTTACCTGATCCTACCTCAGACGGCTACTAAGTGGACGACGACTCCAACTACTGCAGTAACTATTGCTACGGCTGACACTAACCACGAGTGCTATCTAGCTCTCAGTGTCAAGATCAAGCAGAGCGGAGTCTATCTAGTAGGAGATGCGACATCTTACGGCACCGTCTACGTACCATTCGGCGGAGAGGACTGGGCTCCCAGTAAGAAGTATATCTACACCCTTAAGTTCGGTGGTGGTTATGATCAGGATGGTAAGCCTATCCTACAGCCTATTCTGTACGACTGCACCGTTGAGGACTGGACAGATGTATCAGGTGATATAGAGCTCATCTAATCTAATCTGTAGCTATGACACTGTTGTAAGTAATCAGCAGTTTGATCGCTATATAACCACCATGCTGGTCGGTCGGGTGTCCAGCTTGACCGACCAGCATATTTTAATTTCAATAGACTCTATGCTACGACATCGCATTGCCCTCATACTATCATCTAGCATCTTCATACTACTCTCATCGTGTGTCTCCGAGAGCAGGGAGCTGTGTCCTAATATGGAGCAGATAGGGTTTGCTCCCACGACCGAAGCTTTGCGAACTCTAGAGGAAGGCTCTGAGCGTGCCGAGGAGCGTTGTGTCGGAGTCATACCACTACAGAGTGATGCGCCAGGTGTGCCTCAGCTTTACCTGCATCTATATGAGAGCGACCTAGCAAATACGGAGACCACAAATACATTACGTGCAGCCCCTCTGACTACAGATGGACTCACAAGCGTAGGATCATACGCCTACACATATGCTGCATCAGAGACCTTTAAGGGCTCCTCAAGTCGTCAGACCTTTATGAACAATCTAGAGGTAACTCGAGCCTCTAGGTGGAATACGGGCCTTTACTGGCCAGGAGCGGATAAGAAGATTTCATTCTTTTGCTATGCTCCGTACAATGCGATGGGGGTGACAATAGATGGTAACCCCACAGCCGATCCCTCCATTACCTACAGTACACCTACGAGCGTAGCTGACCAAAAGGACATCGTCGTCGCTACCGCTATGGATCTAGCTGGCGACTCGCGACAGCCTGTACAGCTTACGTTCAAGCATATCCTCACAGGTATTAGGTTTAAGGTTGGAGATAAGGGGATACTCCCAGGTACGATCACACGCATTCACCTAAAGAACGTGATGCCTACGAGAGTCTATAACTTCGTTACGGCTACCTGGGCACCACAAGGAGTGGCTCCTATGCCGACGAATACTTTCAGTCTAGATCAGGAGATTGCTCTCACGGGGCAGCCTGGTGCAGCAATTGGCTCTGAGGCTGAGACCTTTATGATGATTCCTCAGCGCTTCGTTGCGATCAATCAGCGATCTAAAATAGAGGTCGGGTATAGGGATAGCATCTCTGGAGAGGAGTATACACTCACAGCCTCACTGGCTGGGCAAAAATGGGAGCCGGGCAAGATGATGACCTACAAAGTGTCGCTCTCGTCTATCTCTGCTGAGAGCGTGCTACAGCTCTATGATGAAGCGCAGAGTCAGTATGACACCATAGCTCACGTGACTCGACAGTGGCAACCTGCAGACTACGTTGACCTGCCCTTTAGGGTCAAGTCTTATACGAAGATTGTCTCATCTCAGAAGACCACCTACAAGCCTTTATCGTGGAGGGCTGAGTTCTCTACCGATGAGGGGGCTAGCTGGTCTTCCACGCCTCCTAGCTGGCTCGTGGGCTTCCCACAGAGTGGCCCTGGCACGGATAGTGAATCAGCGGAGGAGCCCCATACGGCTCAGATACAGCTTCAGCCCAGTCCAGTCTATCTAGGAGACTATACGTTACGGCAAGCTCCCCCACAGAGTGGTATCGTAGATCTCTCTGAGGGGCATCGTGATAGCAACGGACACGTGATGGGACGCACTACGGCAAACTGTTACTTGGTGCATGCTCCAGGCACTTATCGCTTCCCTATGGTCTATGGCAATGCCTATCGAGATGGACAGGTGAATGCTACTGCCTACACCTGCTCTGGTAGAGATGCTCCTAATCCCTTTAGAGATGGTCTCAACAATGTGATCTCTAGCCCTAATCTAAGATCCGCTAGCCAAGTGGCGCTACTATGGGATGACGGCTGCGAACCAGTAGCTCCATATAAGCTCAAGCCTCAAGTGCAAAATGTACAGCTAGTCAAAAATCCTAAAGGAGACGGAGTGGACTACATACAGTTTACCATACCTACGGAGATCTATCAAGCCAATGCCGTGATAGCTGCAAAAGATGCAACTGGTACAATCATCTGGAGCTGGCATATTTGGGTGACGCACTATCGCTCAGGCTATGAGCACCAAGCTAGTGAGCGGGAGGTGAGCAATAATGGATATACATATCATCTGTGGAACTACGCCTTAGGTCATTACGACTACAGACGTGGCTATCCCGAGCGAAAAGTTATCGTACGCTTTACCCAGCAGGGAGGTGTCTCAGATACACCACGGGTCGCTTATTTACACGTCTTAAAGGAGATATATATACCCACTGCCCCTTCTAGAGAGTATGCTTGTCTGTATCAGTGGGGACGCAAAGATCCCTTCTCAACCAAGTACTATCGACTGATCGAAGAAAGCACTAGCGTCACATCGACGATAAATCGAGCCGTGTCTCTCTATGAATCAGTTCGAAATCCGACCTCATTTGTAACCCGTGGAGGTGTACAAGTCTATACATGGTATAAGTGGAGTGAGGTGCGAGGCTATGCACTATGGAATACCCAGCAAGAAGATAAAGTCTCATTAAAGATATCGTATGGTATAGGTCGTAAGAGTGTCTACGACCCATCGCCCGTGGGCTATATAGTTCCTCCCAATGGATTGTGGGGTAATAATATAGGTGTGGCAGAGTGTAGTTACCTAAACGTTGGGCTTATATGGTGTACGGCGGGTGCAGCAATAGGGGATGGAATAAACTATTGGTCTAGCTCTCCATATGTTTATCTTGACCTCAATGAACAGAGCTATGCTCTAATCAAGGATAAGTCGGGCTTTAAAGATGATATGAAAGCAAAGTCTTTTGGTTTTGGCGTTCGACCCATTCGTGAGCAGTGGCCCTAGGAGGGTGTGGAGACAGCATCAGATGACAATAAATGGAGATAATGCCCCATTTGTAGCGACGGCAGACGAACATCTCTGGATCTCCACGTGAGAAATCGAAAATCTCCACGTGGAGAAAAAACATTTCCCACGTGGGCGTGAAATAAAACTTCGGAGGAATCAAATGAAACTTCGGAGGAAATGTTTCTCGCCCACGTGGGGATTTTTTATTCTCCACGTGGGCATTTTCGATTTTCCACGTGGAGGTCTCTGCGAAGTGACAAGAGACAAAAAAGCACCGCCTGCGTAGGAGAGACCTACGAGGACGGTGCTTTAGTTTTGTAGCCTACAGATCGAGTCGGCTTATTGCTTCTTGTCGAGTAGGTTGCGGATCTCGGTCAGCAGCTTGACCTCGTCAGAGGGCTCGGGTGCGGGTGCTGCGGGCTCCTCCTGCTTCTTTCTCAGACTATTGATCGCACGGATCATCATGAAGATGACAAGAGCGATGATGAGGAAGTCGACGATATTCTGAATGAAGAGACCATAGTTGAGCGTCGTGGCTGCAACGATCTCCTCCCCGGCAGCATTGATCTCAGCGGGCTTGATGACCCACTTCAGCTCGGTGAAATTGATGCCCCCAGTAAAGAGTCCGACGATCGGCATCAGGATGTCGTCAACGAGAGAGGAGACAATCTTGCCAAAGGCTCCGCCGATGATGATACCGACCGCCATGTCCATGACGTTGCCACGAAGGACAAACTCCTTGAATTCTTGCTTGAAACTAGCCATAGGGTCGTTTATTTATTGAGTTGATCAATGATTTCGGGGGTGCAAGCACAAAAAGCTGGGATCAGGTTGCGATCGCCAAAGCCGTTGTCTATGCGAGATACATTGACCCAAAACTTATTGTCCTCAAGGTAGGGTAGTGCGAAGGCTGCCTGCTGACGTGTGTAAGCGTGATGCCACTCGTCGGCACAGACCTCGTACTGGGGGTGTGGTGCGTTCTTGATGACGTTGTCCTCTGCATCAGCTTTGCCCGAGGCGATGTCTTGAGCCTCTTGGTAGATCTGATTCATCACAGCGACAAAGCGGTCTAGCTCAGCCTTGCTCTCGCTCTCGGTCGGCTCGATCATGAGCGTGCCGTGAACGGGGAAGGAGACCGTCGGAGCGTGATAGCCGAAGTCCATCAGACGCTTGGAGATATCGCCCTCGTCGACGCCTGCCTGAGCCTTGACGCCCCGACAGTCGAGGATCATCTCGTGTCCGACGAAGCCACGATCGCCCGTGTATACGACGCCATAGTTGTCGTGGAAGCGTGCCTTCAGATAGTTGGCATTGAGGATCGCCATAGCGGTCGCCTGACGCAAGCCTTCGTAGCCTAGGAGGCGAATGTAAGCGTAGGTGATCACAAAGACTCCAGCACTACCGAAGGGGGCTGCCGATACTTGGTTTGTCGCATCAGACCAGCGCTCTACATGCTTGGGTAGATGGGGTACCAAGTGCTCAGTGACACAGATCGGACCGACACCAGGACCGCCACCACCGTGCGGGATCGCAAAGGTCTTGTGCAGGTTCAGGTGGCAGACGTCAGCTCCCATATAGCCAGGGTTGGTCCAGCCTACCTGGGCATTGAGGTTGGCACCGTCCATATAAACCTGCCCACCGATCTCGTGGATGCGGTCGATGATGGTGCGGATATTGCTCTCGAAGATGCCGTGCGTACTGGGGTAGGTGATCATGATGGCTGCGATACGATCCTTGTACTGCTCGGTGAGCTCCATGAAGTGATCCATATTGATGTCGCCATTGTCGGCCGTGCGAACGGTGATCGTGTCAAAGCCTGCCTGTACAGCACTGGCAGGGTTGGTACCATGTGCAGAGGCGGGTAGGATGATGAGGTCACGAGCGCCTTGACCCGTAGCTTGTAGATAACTACGTATGACACGCAGACCGGTGTACTCACCCGCAGCACCGGAGTTGGGCTGGAGCGAAGCACCCTTCATACCCGTAATCTCGCAGAGGAGAGCGGACAGATTGCGTATCATCTCTAGGTAGCCTTCGACCTGATCATCGGGAGCGTAGGGGTGGATATTGGCAAACTGTGGGTTGCTCAGCTGTGCTACCTCTGAAGCTGCATTGAGCTTCATCGTACAGGAGCCTAGCGAAATCATCGACTGAGCGAGCGATATGTCCTTGCGGTCTAGTCGCTTGATGTAGCGCATCAGCTCGGTCTCGGAGTGATACTTCTGGAAGGTCTCATACTGTAGGAAGTCACTCTGGCGAGCGAACTGCTTGTCGAAGTAAACTTTCGTCTCGTCGACCTCAACGCCCTCGATGTCGCCCTCTTTGCCCTGGAGCTGTGCGAAGATGTAGAGGAGTACTGAGAGGTCGCTCTCGAGCGTGGTCTCATCGATGCTGATACCGATGTGACGACCATCCTCGTAGTAGCGTAGGTTGACCTGACAGTCGAGTGCGATCTCACGGAGCTTCTCGGCAGCTAGTCCCTCGGGTAGCTCGATGTATAGGGTGTCGAAGAAGTTGTCGTTGAGCTGCTTATAGCCCATCGCCTCAAGCTGCTCAGCTAGATAGCCTGCATAAGCGTGGATGCGGTGAGCGATGTCGCGTAGTCCTTCGGGTCCGTGGTAGACAGCGTAGAAGCCGCTCATTGTAGCGAGCAGAGCCTGAGCTGTACAGATATTGCTGGTGGCACGCTCGCGCTTGATGTGCTGCTCACGTGTCTGGAGCGCTAGACGGTAAGCGGGACGACCATAGGTGTCCTTGGAGATGCCGATGATACGTCCAGGGATGGTGCGCTTATAGTCCATCGTTGAGGCGAGATAGCCAGCACTAGGACCTCCGAAGTACATGGGGATACCGAAGCGCTGAGCCGAACCGAAGACGATGTCTGCGCCCCACTCGCCTGGAGGTGTGAGGAGCACGAGACTCATCAAGTCGGCTGCTACGGCTACACGTACGCCAGCAGCCTTAGCGCGCTCCATAAAGTCGTGGTAGCAGTGAATGCTTCCCTTTTCGTCTGGGTACTGAATGATAGCTCCGAAGACTTTGTCTGTAAAGTCAAAGGTCTCGTAGTCGCCCACGACGATCTCCATACCTTGCTGGGGAACGCGCGTCTGGATGACTGCCTGCGTAGAGGCAAAAACACGCTTGTCGACGAAGAGCTGGTTGGCACCTGCCTTCTTCTGCTCTCTGGACCGCTCGTTGTAAAGCATGAGCGCCGCCTCGGCGCCTGCAGTAGCTTCGTCAAGTAGCGAGCAGTTGGTCAGAGGAAGTCCTGTCAGATCGGTGATGACTGTCTGGAAGTTAAAGAGCGCCTCGAGACGACCCTGCGATACCTCAGCCTGGTAAGGTGTGTAGCTGGTGTACCATACGGGATTCTCTAGGACATTGCGGATGATAGGCTGTGGGGTTACGGTATCATACCAGCCCATACCGATGTATGAGGTGAAGATACGATTGCGAGACCCTAGCTCGAAGAGATGCTCGCTGAGCTCACGCTCAGTCATCGGCTCGGGTAGATCGAGAGGCTTCTCGAGGAAGATCCCCTCGGGGTATACCTTGTGCATCAGCGCATCTACGCTGTCTACACCGACAACCTTGAGCATCTCAGGCAGGTCAGCCTCGGAGATACCTATGTGACGATAGGCAAAGTTTCTTGTATCCATCTATATTAGTTGATATAAGGGTTATTACTTTTTTCGTTGTATATGGTTGTGTGTGGCCCATGCCCTGGATAAACGATGGTGTCATCGGGCAGGGGACGCAGTTGGGTCTTGATACTGTGGAGGAGCGTCTGGTAGTCTCCGCCTGGTAGGTCACTGCGACCTATGTCGCCTCGGAAGAGCACGTCGCCTGTGAAGACGATCCGCTCGCTCGGGAGGTAGTAAGCGACATGACCTGCTGTATGTCCTGGCACGAAGAGATCGTAGATAGGTATCTCGCCCAGTCGTAGCGGCTGATCGCTCGGCAGTGGACGGATCTGAGAGAGATCGAAAGCTCTCTCTGGTACCTCAAAGCCCCAAGCGCGCATCTGCGCCTCGGGAGAGACCGCCTGCGCTAGCTCGATAGGGTGTGCATACGCCCGTGCCTTGGGAAAGGTCTGGAGCGCCCAGGACAAGCCCCAGAGATGGTCGAAGTGCAGGTGAGTGAAGAGGAGTAGGTCTACGCTTAGCCCCCACTGCTTGATGCGCTGTGCGAGACGCTCCTGCTCGCTTGTGGTGGCACATCCGCAGTCGATGATGGCTGCGTGACCGTCGCTGGTCGAGAGGAGGTAAGTGTTTTCCTGTATGACGTTACATACGAATGTGGCTACTTCGCAGTTCATAAGTTCTTTTCTGTTAGTTGGTTCGTTTGTCCTGCTTAGCGACATAGACGATCCATTTGTCCTGATAGTAGTCGGGGTAGTCCGCGAGCGTGGTGATCGCAGTGAGTTGTGCGGAGACTCCAGACTGAGCGATCTCCTCGCTGAGATCGCCTCCCTTGAGACAGTAGATGCCAGAGCGGGGAGCTTGTGAGCCGTGGAGCATATGCTGCGTGTACTCATAAAGCAGCCCTAAAGGCATCGCAGCGCGTGAGACGATGTAGTCGCAACGGAGCTCGCAGCTCTCGACACGGGTGTGATGCGTAGAGACATTGGTTAGACCTATTTCGTCCGCAATGGCCTGAGCTACGTGGAGCTTCTTGGCAATGCTGTCGATCAGCAGGAATTGGTATTGAGGATATAGGATAGCTAGCGGGATGCTGGGGAAGCCGCCGCCACAGCCTACGTCGGCGATGGTGTAGCTGGTCGGCTCATCAGGCAGAAGCCAAGCGAGCGCCAGTGAGTGCATCACGTGGTGTAGGTAGAGATTGTCTATGTCTCGTCGGGAGATGACGTTGATGCGTGCGTTCCACTCTTTGTAGAGCGGATAGAGAGCGGTCAACTGCTGCTGGGCAGTTGGGGAGAGTGCAGGAAACTGCCTCAGGAGCCTATCCAATTGCTCCGTGGGGGTAGTGCTTGGTGTCGTGGGCATCTCTAAAACGCACAATTAGTAGAGGGAAAACGTTATACGTCCCTACAAATGTACGAAAAAAGAGCACAACCCACAGTCCTGTGAGTTGTGCTCTTGATCTTTTCGTGCTGCACTTCTACTAGAAGTCGCAGTAAAGTGTAGGGAACTGTTTACTCCCTTTAGTCTAGTTAGTCTAGGAAGGTGAGCTGTCCGTCAGCTCCTACATCTAGCGTGATAGGCTTCGTGCGCTCTACGGTGCCAGCTAGAAGTGCCTTCGAGAGCTCGTTGAGGACGAGTCGCTGTATGACGCGCTTGACAGGACGTGCACCAAACTCGGGGTCGTAGCCTCGCTCGGCTAGTAGGTCGATGGCAGCATCGCTGTAGTGGAGCGTCACGCCGTTCTCCTGGAGTGTGCGAGCCACCTTGTCGAGCTGTAGACGTACGATCTGAGCGATCTGAGCCTTCGTCAGCGGTGTGAAGACGATGGTCTCGTCGATACGGTTGACAAACTCAGGACGGATCGTCTGCTTGAGTAGCGTCTTGACCTCCTCCTCGGTACGCTCGATGACCTCTTCACGGTTCTGCTCGTCGATGTGCTCGAAGTTGTGACGGATCAGGTCGGAGCCTAGGTTGCTAGTCATGATGATGATCGTGTTCTTGAAGTTGACCACGTGCCCCTTATTGTCCGTTAATCTACCATCGTCCAGTACCTGGAGGAGTAGGTTGAAGACATCGGGATGCGCCTTCTCAATCTCATCAAAGAGCACAACCGAGTAGGGCTTACGCCTGATAGCCTCAGTGAGCTGACCGCCCTCATCGTAACCGACGTAGCCAGGAGGCGCTCCGATGAGACGAGTCGCACTAAACTTCTCCTGATACTCGCTCATATCGATACGGGTCATCATGTGCTCATCGTCAAAGAGGCACTCCGCCAAGGCTCTAGCTACCTCAGTCTTACCGACACCTGTCG is part of the Porphyromonas asaccharolytica DSM 20707 genome and harbors:
- a CDS encoding DUF3575 domain-containing protein, which gives rise to MLSAQRIDSIVIDSIVIDSIIVEQRPTVAVVKTEEQREPILYQAVKSNILSDLLLLPNISSESYLGDGWSITGSWTHSWWTIDSKHIYWRFYGGDLGVRYHIPDTYRSGVESSGGRSNPLLGHHIGIYGGVYTFDCELGGTGYLGRNWRPYCGLSYGYTYPLSDHWAIELLLGVGYTTGHYDRYIPQGGCYAWQETKRYSYWGPNKAEIALVWLLNLGDKRQRGGTL
- a CDS encoding DUF5119 domain-containing protein codes for the protein MLLSLMSLTMLVSCVHKDLCYINRKLCQVQVLFDWSETSRQAQSMRVFFYPIDGSAQEPIVYDLQGHSGGVVTLPTGEYHVVSYNTDTENVLYHYKMDSSGDLDLLLTTIPSAIARNFKISPKSGASNVYETPDWLCRGELSQPLVITPKECGSERIITITPEEALYYCDYEIRGVQNLRSTVTYPMVASLSNVSRGLWLRQGLCTDRNAQMTLEAKPSEGKVVGACYLFGIPDGQTQLLTLYVRTALGVQSRSFDVTEQIPKLDPKDHIIKIHLLIDTYWELPEPIGGSDGAFNPDVEGWDDEEQDIDL
- the gcvP gene encoding aminomethyl-transferring glycine dehydrogenase, coding for MDTRNFAYRHIGISEADLPEMLKVVGVDSVDALMHKVYPEGIFLEKPLDLPEPMTERELSEHLFELGSRNRIFTSYIGMGWYDTVTPQPIIRNVLENPVWYTSYTPYQAEVSQGRLEALFNFQTVITDLTGLPLTNCSLLDEATAGAEAALMLYNERSREQKKAGANQLFVDKRVFASTQAVIQTRVPQQGMEIVVGDYETFDFTDKVFGAIIQYPDEKGSIHCYHDFMERAKAAGVRVAVAADLMSLVLLTPPGEWGADIVFGSAQRFGIPMYFGGPSAGYLASTMDYKRTIPGRIIGISKDTYGRPAYRLALQTREQHIKRERATSNICTAQALLATMSGFYAVYHGPEGLRDIAHRIHAYAGYLAEQLEAMGYKQLNDNFFDTLYIELPEGLAAEKLREIALDCQVNLRYYEDGRHIGISIDETTLESDLSVLLYIFAQLQGKEGDIEGVEVDETKVYFDKQFARQSDFLQYETFQKYHSETELMRYIKRLDRKDISLAQSMISLGSCTMKLNAASEVAQLSNPQFANIHPYAPDDQVEGYLEMIRNLSALLCEITGMKGASLQPNSGAAGEYTGLRVIRSYLQATGQGARDLIILPASAHGTNPASAVQAGFDTITVRTADNGDINMDHFMELTEQYKDRIAAIMITYPSTHGIFESNIRTIIDRIHEIGGQVYMDGANLNAQVGWTNPGYMGADVCHLNLHKTFAIPHGGGGPGVGPICVTEHLVPHLPKHVERWSDATNQVSAAPFGSAGVFVITYAYIRLLGYEGLRQATAMAILNANYLKARFHDNYGVVYTGDRGFVGHEMILDCRGVKAQAGVDEGDISKRLMDFGYHAPTVSFPVHGTLMIEPTESESKAELDRFVAVMNQIYQEAQDIASGKADAEDNVIKNAPHPQYEVCADEWHHAYTRQQAAFALPYLEDNKFWVNVSRIDNGFGDRNLIPAFCACTPEIIDQLNK
- the mscL gene encoding large-conductance mechanosensitive channel protein MscL, which gives rise to MASFKQEFKEFVLRGNVMDMAVGIIIGGAFGKIVSSLVDDILMPIVGLFTGGINFTELKWVIKPAEINAAGEEIVAATTLNYGLFIQNIVDFLIIALVIFMMIRAINSLRKKQEEPAAPAPEPSDEVKLLTEIRNLLDKKQ
- a CDS encoding fimbrillin family protein, which codes for MLRHRIALILSSSIFILLSSCVSESRELCPNMEQIGFAPTTEALRTLEEGSERAEERCVGVIPLQSDAPGVPQLYLHLYESDLANTETTNTLRAAPLTTDGLTSVGSYAYTYAASETFKGSSSRQTFMNNLEVTRASRWNTGLYWPGADKKISFFCYAPYNAMGVTIDGNPTADPSITYSTPTSVADQKDIVVATAMDLAGDSRQPVQLTFKHILTGIRFKVGDKGILPGTITRIHLKNVMPTRVYNFVTATWAPQGVAPMPTNTFSLDQEIALTGQPGAAIGSEAETFMMIPQRFVAINQRSKIEVGYRDSISGEEYTLTASLAGQKWEPGKMMTYKVSLSSISAESVLQLYDEAQSQYDTIAHVTRQWQPADYVDLPFRVKSYTKIVSSQKTTYKPLSWRAEFSTDEGASWSSTPPSWLVGFPQSGPGTDSESAEEPHTAQIQLQPSPVYLGDYTLRQAPPQSGIVDLSEGHRDSNGHVMGRTTANCYLVHAPGTYRFPMVYGNAYRDGQVNATAYTCSGRDAPNPFRDGLNNVISSPNLRSASQVALLWDDGCEPVAPYKLKPQVQNVQLVKNPKGDGVDYIQFTIPTEIYQANAVIAAKDATGTIIWSWHIWVTHYRSGYEHQASEREVSNNGYTYHLWNYALGHYDYRRGYPERKVIVRFTQQGGVSDTPRVAYLHVLKEIYIPTAPSREYACLYQWGRKDPFSTKYYRLIEESTSVTSTINRAVSLYESVRNPTSFVTRGGVQVYTWYKWSEVRGYALWNTQQEDKVSLKISYGIGRKSVYDPSPVGYIVPPNGLWGNNIGVAECSYLNVGLIWCTAGAAIGDGINYWSSSPYVYLDLNEQSYALIKDKSGFKDDMKAKSFGFGVRPIREQWP
- a CDS encoding MBL fold metallo-hydrolase — encoded protein: MNCEVATFVCNVIQENTYLLSTSDGHAAIIDCGCATTSEQERLAQRIKQWGLSVDLLLFTHLHFDHLWGLSWALQTFPKARAYAHPIELAQAVSPEAQMRAWGFEVPERAFDLSQIRPLPSDQPLRLGEIPIYDLFVPGHTAGHVAYYLPSERIVFTGDVLFRGDIGRSDLPGGDYQTLLHSIKTQLRPLPDDTIVYPGHGPHTTIYNEKSNNPYIN
- a CDS encoding fimbrillin family protein, producing MKKQMMLVALIATMLIAAGCSKQETIRTQQEDQIGFNVLSDGALRGTAVTTANLTTKAPNFKVWAYLNATPATEYVKGVEISYQGTSWEYTNAADLAYWPSESLDFYAINPANNGAVTPGITASAKTLTYTVPDNGGASNAKQIDLMYAVDKNRSKITRVPLYFKHALSQIVFKGQTISNTLEVEVEKITIANVKGAGTFTLPTVTTAAGSTAGTWTLSGEADQKYTNATNTTVVKDATAQELSPADGAYLILPQTATKWTTTPTTAVTIATADTNHECYLALSVKIKQSGVYLVGDATSYGTVYVPFGGEDWAPSKKYIYTLKFGGGYDQDGKPILQPILYDCTVEDWTDVSGDIELI